Part of the Vagococcus teuberi genome, GCTCCTGTAATAAACGCATCAGCAAAGGTTAAAATCCCTCCACCAGCCACGTTTTGGATGGCGTTTAAGTCATTTGTGGCATGTGCCATTAAATCTCCTGTACGATACCGTTGATAAAACGTTTGGTCCATCTGAGTAAAATGATGGAACAATCTTTTTCTCATACGTTTTTCTAATCTAGCCGCGCCACCCCAGATGTGTGTTCGCCACACATAACGCAATAAATACACCACGATAGCCGCTAATACTAATAATCCAACCCAAAACATTAATTTTTGAACGGTTAATGTTTTATCAGCAATAGAGTCCACGACAATCCCAATCACTCTCGGCGGTAATAACTGAATAATAGCAACTAAGATTAATGCTCCTACACCGATAATATAGTTTTTCTTTTCTTCTTTGAAAAACCAAGCTAATTTTTTAAAAACGCTCAAGTTGTTCACTCCTTTTGACCATAAAAAAACAGGTGCGAAAAAAGCACCCGTTTTTTATGTTTTTTATTCATTCCAAAACAAAACAACTATTTTTTCTTCTTGTTGTTTTGAGCTGTCATGTTTTGCATCATTTGACGTATTTTCTTCTCTGACGGTTTTTGACCCATCTGTGACATCATCATACGCAACATATCCTCATTAACGGGAGGATTTTTCTGTAATTGATCTTCAAATGTTTTCTTTGCTAAAAAGAATCCACCGACTGCTCCTAAAATTAGGGCAATAATAATGAATAAAATA contains:
- a CDS encoding YneF family protein, yielding MNTGLAILFIIIALILGAVGGFFLAKKTFEDQLQKNPPVNEDMLRMMMSQMGQKPSEKKIRQMMQNMTAQNNKKKK